A genomic region of Nymphaea colorata isolate Beijing-Zhang1983 chromosome 2, ASM883128v2, whole genome shotgun sequence contains the following coding sequences:
- the LOC116248798 gene encoding uncharacterized protein LOC116248798 isoform X1, giving the protein MGTLRSPLHAIPSSSSPSSSHPGSVVPLPSLISSCSVQPTLIPQPQYLKIKALKLYRGRRGLSQPTTLVHPILFLKGLLGGPVDTQSFIVTVSVVVAIALSLFLGFKGDPVPCERCAGNGGTKCVFCDDGKMKTETGLVDCRVCKGAGLILCKKCGGSGYSRRL; this is encoded by the exons ATGGGAACGCTTCGATCTCCATTGCACGCcattccttcttcctcttctccttcctcttctcatcCTGGCTCTGTTGTTCCACTTCCTTCTCTGATCTCCTCTTGTTCCGTCCAGCCGACCTTAATTCCTCAACCACAATATTTGAAGATCAAAGCATTGAAGCTTTACAGGGGGCGACGCGGATTATCACAACCAACGACGTTGGTCCACCCGATTCTTTTCCTCAAAGGCCTTCTCGGTGGACCTGTTGACACGCAGAGTTTTATTGTCACCGTTAGTGTCGTCGTGGCCATTGCTCTCTCCCTGTTTCTGGGCTTCAAG GGAGATCCTGTCCCGTGCGAACGCTGTGCTGGCAACG GTGGCACAAAGTGTGTCTTTTGTGATGATGGTAAGATGAAGACAGAGACTGGCTTGGTTGACTGTCGAGTTTGCAAAGGAGCTG GTCTGATACTTTGCAAGAAGTGTGGGGGTTCTGGGTACTCGAGAAGGTTATGA
- the LOC116248798 gene encoding uncharacterized protein LOC116248798 isoform X2 gives MGTLRSPLHAIPSSSSPSSSHPGSVVPLPSLISSCSVQPTLIPQPQYLKIKALKLYRGRRGLSQPTTLVHPILFLKGLLGGPVDTQSFIVTVSVVVAIALSLFLGFKGDPVPCERCAGNGGTKCVFCDDGKMKTETGLVDCRVCKGAGSRPSIC, from the exons ATGGGAACGCTTCGATCTCCATTGCACGCcattccttcttcctcttctccttcctcttctcatcCTGGCTCTGTTGTTCCACTTCCTTCTCTGATCTCCTCTTGTTCCGTCCAGCCGACCTTAATTCCTCAACCACAATATTTGAAGATCAAAGCATTGAAGCTTTACAGGGGGCGACGCGGATTATCACAACCAACGACGTTGGTCCACCCGATTCTTTTCCTCAAAGGCCTTCTCGGTGGACCTGTTGACACGCAGAGTTTTATTGTCACCGTTAGTGTCGTCGTGGCCATTGCTCTCTCCCTGTTTCTGGGCTTCAAG GGAGATCCTGTCCCGTGCGAACGCTGTGCTGGCAACG GTGGCACAAAGTGTGTCTTTTGTGATGATGGTAAGATGAAGACAGAGACTGGCTTGGTTGACTGTCGAGTTTGCAAAGGAGCTG GTAGCAGACCTTCTATATGTTGA
- the LOC116248796 gene encoding probable E3 ubiquitin-protein ligase BAH1-like 1 isoform X1 has translation MKFGETFSEYLHGDQGWFLDKVSHVEYKRLKKVLKNCSRCRSTNANSEEENENISKFCRSNSCPECDQRFFSELTKEASDILGCLRSRVRRLLHLHYANGLQGYVWRLWHCFSDPGEMMQEGRLLVDYVLMNAIAIRKILKKYDKVHCSVNGRNFKSKMQSKRIELLQSPWMIELGAFYLNCESLDGGDDLVRQFSCDLGSDRPAMILALSDSMKLEYNLTCPICLDIIFHPYALGCGHLFCKGCICSAASVLIFEGPKFAPPESKCPVCRSVGVYEDSVHMVELDLLLKNRCKEYWKERLNIERAQAVKQSKEFWDLQTKHALGFY, from the exons ATGAAGTTCGGAGAAACTTTCTCTGAGTATCTTCACGGCGACCAGGGATGGTTTCTCGATAAGGTGTCTCACGTTGAGTACAAGAGGTTGAAGAAAGTCCTGAAGAACTGCTCGAGGTGTCGATCGACCAATGCTAACTCGGAGGAGGAAAACGAGAACATCTCGAAATTCTGTCGGTCGAATTCGTGCCCGG AATGCGACCAGCGTTTCTTTTCCGAACTTACAAAAGAGGCTTCCGATATACTTGGATGTCTTCGATCCAGAGTGAGGCGCCTTCTCCATCTTCATTATGCAAACGGACTTCAGGGCTATGTATGGCGCCTCTGGCATTGCTTCAGTGATCCGGGAGAAATGATGCAAGAGGGACGTTTATTAGTCGATTATGTCCTTATGAATGCAATTGCCATCCGTAAGATCCTGAAGAAATATGATAAA GTTCACTGCTCTGTCAATGGGAGAAACTTCAAGTCAAAGATGCAATCGAAGCGCATTGAGCTTTTGCAATCGCCCTGGATGATAGAGTTAGGGgctttttatttaaattgcgAAAGTCTGGACGGTGGAGATGATTTAGTTCGACAGTTCTCCTGCGACCTGGGTAGTGATCGTCCTGCAATGATATTGGCACTGTCCGATTCAATGAAGCTTGAATATAACCTGACATGCCCCATATGCTTG GATATTATCTTCCATCCTTATGCTTTGGGATGCGGGCACCTATTCTGTAAGGGATGTATCTGTTCTGCAGCTTCCGTTTTAATCTTCGAAGGGCCCAAGTTTGCTCCTCCTGAATCAAAGTGTCCAGTTTGCAGATCT GTTGGAGTGTACGAGGATTCAGTACACATGGTAGAGCTGGATCTGCTTCTCAAAAACAG ATGTAAAGAGTACTGGAAGGAGAGGCTAAACATAGAACGAGCTCAGGCGGTGAAGCAGTCGAAGGAATTTTGGGACCTGCAGACAAAGCACGCTCTTGGATTTTATTGA
- the LOC116248796 gene encoding probable E3 ubiquitin-protein ligase BAH1-like isoform X2, producing the protein MKFGETFSEYLHGDQGWFLDKVSHVEYKRLKKVLKNCSRCRSTNANSEEENENISKFCRSNSCPECDQRFFSELTKEASDILGCLRSRVRRLLHLHYANGLQGYVWRLWHCFSDPGEMMQEGRLLVDYVLMNAIAIRKILKKYDKDIIFHPYALGCGHLFCKGCICSAASVLIFEGPKFAPPESKCPVCRSVGVYEDSVHMVELDLLLKNRCKEYWKERLNIERAQAVKQSKEFWDLQTKHALGFY; encoded by the exons ATGAAGTTCGGAGAAACTTTCTCTGAGTATCTTCACGGCGACCAGGGATGGTTTCTCGATAAGGTGTCTCACGTTGAGTACAAGAGGTTGAAGAAAGTCCTGAAGAACTGCTCGAGGTGTCGATCGACCAATGCTAACTCGGAGGAGGAAAACGAGAACATCTCGAAATTCTGTCGGTCGAATTCGTGCCCGG AATGCGACCAGCGTTTCTTTTCCGAACTTACAAAAGAGGCTTCCGATATACTTGGATGTCTTCGATCCAGAGTGAGGCGCCTTCTCCATCTTCATTATGCAAACGGACTTCAGGGCTATGTATGGCGCCTCTGGCATTGCTTCAGTGATCCGGGAGAAATGATGCAAGAGGGACGTTTATTAGTCGATTATGTCCTTATGAATGCAATTGCCATCCGTAAGATCCTGAAGAAATATGATAAA GATATTATCTTCCATCCTTATGCTTTGGGATGCGGGCACCTATTCTGTAAGGGATGTATCTGTTCTGCAGCTTCCGTTTTAATCTTCGAAGGGCCCAAGTTTGCTCCTCCTGAATCAAAGTGTCCAGTTTGCAGATCT GTTGGAGTGTACGAGGATTCAGTACACATGGTAGAGCTGGATCTGCTTCTCAAAAACAG ATGTAAAGAGTACTGGAAGGAGAGGCTAAACATAGAACGAGCTCAGGCGGTGAAGCAGTCGAAGGAATTTTGGGACCTGCAGACAAAGCACGCTCTTGGATTTTATTGA